The Tamandua tetradactyla isolate mTamTet1 chromosome 8, mTamTet1.pri, whole genome shotgun sequence genome includes a window with the following:
- the LOC143645293 gene encoding olfactory receptor 4B1-like: MEPTASTNNVTEFVFTGLFQDSGVQRLCFVVFLPVYLATVLGNSLIVLTISVSRSLHSPMYFFLSSLSLVEIGYSSTVAPKFITDLLTKIKTISLQGCLAQIFFVHFLGVTEILLLVTMAYDRYVAICRPLHYMTIMSPQLCRVLVAGSWLGGFIHSVIQILIAIQLPFCGPNVIDHYFCDLHPLFKLACTDTFVEGVIVLANSGLIGLCSFLILVSSYVVILVHLRKHSAEGRHKALSTCASHVTVVTLFFGPVIFLYMRPSSTFTGDKLVAVFYTVITPMLSPVIYTLRNAEVKSAMRRLGGKKKSNSVQSTLQQVVTGQIPEFVMGYHPISQQE, encoded by the exons ATGGAACCCACGGCCAGCACAAATAACGTGACCGAGTTCGTTTTCACCGGACTTTTCCAGGACTCGGGGGTGCAGAGACTGTGCTTTGTGGTGTTTCTCCCCGTGTACCTGGCCACGGTGCTGGGCAACAGCCTCATCGTCCTCACCATCAGCGTCAGCAGGAGCCTGCACtcgcccatgtacttcttcctcagctCCCTGTCCCTGGTAGAGATTGGCTACTCCTCTACTGTGGCCCCCAAGTTCATCACAGACCTGCTCACCAAGATTAAGACCATCTCCCTGCAGGGCTGTCTGGCTCAGATCTTCTTCGTCCACTTTCTTGGGGTCACGGAAATCCTTTTACTGGTGacaatggcctatgaccgctacgTGGCCATCTGCAGGCCTCTTCATTACATGACCATCATGAGCCCCCAACTGTGTCGCGTTCTTGTTGCTGGTTCCTGGCTGGGGGGCTTTATACACTCCGTAATTCAGATTCTCATCGCCATCCAGTTGCCCTTCTGTGGCCCCAACGTGATTGACCACTACTTCTGTGACCTCCACCCCCTGTTCAAGCTTGCCTGCACTGACACTTTCGTGGAGGGGGTGATTGTGTTGGCCAACAGTGGCTTAATTGGCCTGTGCTCCTTCCTCATCTTGGTGTCCTCCTATGTTGTCATCCTGGTCCACCTGAGGAAGCATTCTGCAGAGGGGAGGCACAAAGCCCTCTCCACCTGTGCCTCCCACGTCACAGTGGTCACCTTGTTCTTTGGACCTGTCATCTTCCTCTACATGCGGCCGTCCTCCACCTTCACTGGGGACAAGCTGGTGGCCGTGTTCTACACGGTGATCACGCCGATGCTGAGCCCTGTCATCTACACACTCAGAAACGCAGAGGTGAAAAGCGCCATGAGGAGGCTGGGGGG aaagaaaaaaagtaatagtgttcaaagcactcttcagcaagtagttacaggacagatccccgagtttgtcatgggctaccatcccatt AGCcaacaggagtga